Part of the Stackebrandtia endophytica genome is shown below.
ACGGGGTCGAACTGGTGCGCGCCATGGAATCGGCGGGGGTCCGCAAGGTCTCCATGCTGGCCGGCTGGAACGAGTCCACGCTGGAGTCCGCAGTATGGGACAGCGGTCTGGAGTGGGCGCAGGTGTTGCCGACGGCGTTCATGTCCAACTCGTTCGACCACGCCGACAAGATTCGCGGCGGAGAGGTCCGTGCGCCGTTCGTTGACGTGAAGACCGCCGACGTGCACGAGGGTGACATCGGCGCGGTGTGTGCGCACGTGCTCATGGACGAGGGGCACGGCGGCGCCAAGTACGGGTTGACCGGGCCGCAACGCCTGTCTCTGCGGGAGAAGATCGACATCTTCGGTGAGGCGCTGGGACGCGACATTCGGCTGATCGAACAAACGGCCGAGGAGGCGCGTGTCTCGATGTCGCAGGAGGGGGTGCCCGCCGACATGATCGAGTTCTTGTTGGAGGTCTTCAGCGCCCCGCCGGTGGAGGCCAACACGGTTAACGACAACGTCGAGAAGGTCACCGGCCGCCCGGCACGCAGCTTCGTCGAATGGGTAACCGAGCACGCCGACCGCTTCTGAGAACGCCCCGACACGCGGTGTTCGAGCTGCCGCGCACCACCGTGATCAGGGTGCGGTGACGACCGGATGGTGCTGGCCCGCACCGGATCGAACGTTCATGCCCCAGCGGAATTGTCATACCGCTGGGGCATGATGTGTTTCGGTGGTTCGCGGTACAGCGCATTCGCGCTGGTATTCCCATGTGCGTCGATGCCCGGCATCGACGTGTCTCCGTGCGCCGTCGCATCATCCCTTGTGTACGGACGTTTCGTCGCGCCCGTACCCCGATTGTCTGGAGGTCGTCAGTGGGCGACGAGAGCGACACGGCGTCGAACACCGCGTCGAAGACAGCTTCAAACACGGCGTCGAAGAGTGCGGCGCAACTGGTCCCGCGCATCGCGCCGAGAAAGCTGGGGAAGGTGCCGTACGTCGAATTGGTCGACGGAAAGGTACAGGGCGTGGTCTCCAGCGGCTCCGACATTGCGCGGGTCTACGTGTCGTGGGTCAGCTTCACCGACGGTGAGCACCTGTTCGGCTGCAGCACGAACAACAACCGGCCGTGCGGTGGCGCCGCGGGCAACCACCTGTGTAAACACCTGGACTCATTGCTGGCCGAGGCCGTCACGATGTACGGCTACGACCGGGTCGCGCGATACCTCAAGATCGAGTCGCCGAACCCCGACACCCACCTGCGTTTCTCGCTGACCGCTCCGTGCATCGCCGGCAGCCGGTCGGCGTCGTCGATCTTCAGTCGGTTCCTGCGGTATCTGACCTATTTGGAGCAACCGGTGGCGACCGCGCCGGTTCCCGAACTGCACTGGTTCCCCACCGTGGGGGTGAAGTGATGTTGGCTTCTCAACTCGAGTCGCTGCTGGCGACCGACCGTCCCGGTGTCGACGCTGCTTTGCAGCTGGTCACCGACCTCGACGCGGGGCTGCTCACCGGATACGGGCGACCGAACCCGGACCGTGACGCCGCCTTGGCCGCGCTCACCTCCGCCGTCGCCGCCACCCCGTTGGCCGACAAGGTCGCCGCCGCGACCCTGGCCATCGCCGAGGGGATCGTCACCGATGAACAGCTGGCCGTTGTCGCCGCCGCCCGATCGGCGCTGCTCGGCGCGGTCCACGACGCACTTCTATCCGATGTGGATGAGGCGACCGATCGGGCCCGTGTCGACGTGGCGGCCGGGGAGGCCGTAGAACCCGACAAGAAGGTCGCGGCACTGCGTGGTGCTGCCCGTGCCTGGCTCACCGAACTCGCCATCACCGGTGTCGCCGGTCTGGATGAGGCCTTCCTTGGCGACGTGAATCCGATCGTCGAGGGCCTGGGCGGTCATCCGGCGGGCCGTCGGCTGGCGGTTCTGCTCGACGGACTGTCCGCGGAACTTCGCAGCTGCACCCCGATCGCGTTGATGGCCGAGCCGCCGATGCGACGCTGGGCCGATCTGTGGTCACGGGCGCAACTGCTCAGCCGTCCGGGACATGTTGACGAGGTCCCGGACGACCGGATAAGCGGACGCCTCTTGGTCCTGGGCACCGAACTCTTCGAACACTCCACACTCTTCGGCGTCGTCGTCCACGGTGTCGTCGAAACCGGCAAGGAGGGCGTGCCGCGCCTGGTGCGGGCGACCGTGACCGCGCCGAAGGTCGACGTCATCACCGGTCCGGCGATGTGGAACCTCATCACCGACCGGCCGAATTTGATGACGGCGCTGGCAGAGGATCGGTGCCTGGAACTGACGGACATGCCGATCACGCCCACCGGTGAGCTGGTGTGGTCCGATGAGGATGCCAAGCCCGGTGAGGTCGTCGATCCGCTGGCGACGGCGCGGTTGCATCTGGTGCAGGCAGTCGCGACGAGGACCCACCCGCTGGACCGGCACCCGGTCGCGATCGCCGAGCCGGTGTTCGTCGAGCAGTACAAGGTCATCAAGGGTGAGGAGCCGAAGTTCAACCTCGGTGGGGCCACCCTCGACATCGACGTCAGTCGCCTCTCGCCCGCAGCGCCACTCACGGTCAAGAACGTGGCGGCGTCGACGGCGTGCATCGGTGTGCTGCGCTGGG
Proteins encoded:
- a CDS encoding NAD(P)H-binding protein, which encodes MIYLVAGATGTVGRHVVQTLHEAGHEVRALTRDPAKATFPDGVSAIAGDLSTLDAVIPALDGVVGVHLVNFGGGENYGPLENGVELVRAMESAGVRKVSMLAGWNESTLESAVWDSGLEWAQVLPTAFMSNSFDHADKIRGGEVRAPFVDVKTADVHEGDIGAVCAHVLMDEGHGGAKYGLTGPQRLSLREKIDIFGEALGRDIRLIEQTAEEARVSMSQEGVPADMIEFLLEVFSAPPVEANTVNDNVEKVTGRPARSFVEWVTEHADRF